One window from the genome of [Mycobacterium] stephanolepidis encodes:
- a CDS encoding WXG100 family type VII secretion target — translation MVVSVEVSDLRGWSKQVSRAGADMYAGNDYAEKYLNDANFGKILELITGEYRELLPKVQTTLDTDGERLRKSGLALEYAADDYHQRDHNFASEIAKADGSLAVTDDGVASGFEDVTTGASHLMPPTSNGQQLPEVSLGMLFDTICDVIIKVGGPDIRQSLTSFIAGDVSKAATQVSAWQHLASCAETVRQNLERGQTAITKTWTGNAATAQSAYFQRWNGSIGGQKSALEQMGNYLKDAVEQAVSFAQVTIDIVKTVISLVSAAWSNAAIPLWGQWKAIKTVKEAITTLNSARKVLMVFMNLLKSIVDFIKASYLVFTSESLPPAPTAGG, via the coding sequence GTGGTGGTATCGGTGGAGGTTTCAGACCTCCGAGGATGGTCGAAGCAGGTGAGCCGCGCAGGTGCAGACATGTACGCGGGCAACGACTATGCGGAGAAGTACCTCAATGACGCCAATTTCGGCAAGATTCTGGAGCTGATTACAGGCGAGTACCGGGAACTTCTTCCGAAGGTGCAGACCACCCTGGACACCGACGGTGAACGCCTGCGCAAGTCGGGTCTGGCGCTGGAGTATGCGGCGGACGACTACCATCAGCGAGACCACAACTTCGCTTCCGAAATCGCGAAAGCCGATGGTTCCCTGGCGGTTACCGATGACGGTGTGGCGAGTGGATTCGAGGATGTTACGACCGGTGCATCCCATCTCATGCCGCCTACTTCTAACGGTCAGCAGTTGCCGGAGGTGTCCTTGGGGATGCTTTTCGACACGATCTGCGACGTGATTATTAAGGTGGGCGGGCCTGATATCCGACAGTCACTCACCAGTTTTATCGCTGGAGACGTGAGTAAGGCCGCGACCCAGGTTTCGGCATGGCAGCATCTGGCCAGCTGCGCCGAGACCGTCCGCCAGAATCTAGAGCGAGGCCAAACCGCCATCACGAAGACGTGGACCGGGAATGCTGCGACCGCGCAGTCGGCCTACTTCCAGCGCTGGAACGGGTCAATCGGTGGTCAAAAGTCGGCCCTGGAGCAGATGGGAAACTATCTTAAAGACGCAGTCGAGCAGGCCGTGTCATTCGCGCAAGTGACCATCGACATCGTCAAGACCGTGATCAGTCTTGTCTCAGCGGCATGGAGTAATGCGGCGATTCCATTGTGGGGGCAATGGAAGGCAATTAAGACGGTGAAAGAAGCGATCACCACGCTCAACTCTGCGAGAAAGGTCTTGATGGTCTTTATGAATCTATTGAAGTCGATCGTGGACTTCATCAAGGCTTCGTATCTCGTGTTCACGAGCGAGTCGCTTCCCCCAGCACCCACGGCAGGCGGATAA